One Elusimicrobiota bacterium genomic window carries:
- the ubiA gene encoding 4-hydroxybenzoate octaprenyltransferase, with amino-acid sequence MTFLKTYADFIKVEHTLFSLPLFFAGALLAQHKWPTLKETFLIFLAGASARIVALVLNRIIDRPIDAKNPRTQDRHLISGKMKLWEAWLLATLALLLYLYAAWLLSDLCLKLSWIPLLGFFAYPYFKRLTKWTHVGLGLVWSLIPLAGFFAVKSSFDGIFPVVLLSLFSVFWLAGFDIIYATMDEEFDREMGVYSLPAAWGIPRALRLAGWFHLLAFVLIVFLYATFLSGPITVMLMGLLGVLLLVEYRMSNNVNFSFFQVNTIIGFVVLLMVLSGIKGL; translated from the coding sequence ATGACCTTTCTTAAAACTTACGCTGACTTCATCAAAGTCGAACATACTCTTTTTTCCCTTCCTTTGTTTTTCGCTGGAGCTCTGTTGGCGCAACATAAATGGCCTACCTTAAAAGAAACATTCCTCATTTTTTTGGCAGGGGCATCGGCTCGAATTGTCGCTTTGGTGTTAAATCGCATCATTGATCGCCCTATAGATGCCAAAAACCCTCGCACGCAGGATCGACATTTGATCAGTGGAAAAATGAAACTATGGGAAGCATGGCTTTTGGCCACTCTGGCGTTGTTGCTTTATTTGTATGCGGCGTGGTTGCTTTCGGACTTGTGTCTTAAACTTTCTTGGATTCCGCTTCTTGGTTTTTTCGCCTACCCTTATTTTAAACGCCTTACCAAGTGGACCCATGTGGGTCTCGGTTTGGTTTGGTCATTGATTCCTCTGGCGGGTTTCTTCGCAGTTAAATCCTCCTTTGATGGAATTTTTCCGGTGGTTCTCCTTTCACTTTTTAGTGTGTTTTGGTTGGCGGGATTCGACATTATCTATGCCACCATGGATGAGGAGTTCGACCGTGAAATGGGGGTTTATTCATTGCCCGCAGCTTGGGGGATTCCGCGAGCCCTTCGGTTGGCGGGTTGGTTTCACCTGTTGGCCTTTGTATTGATTGTGTTTCTTTACGCCACTTTTCTTTCGGGTCCCATTACGGTGATGTTAATGGGATTGTTGGGGGTGTTGCTTTTGGTCGAATATCGAATGTCCAATAACGTAAATTTTTCATTTTTTCAGGTCAACACGATCATTGGATTTGTGGTGTTGTTGATGGTTCTCTCAGGAATAAAGGGTCTATGA
- the ubiX gene encoding Flavin prenyltransferase UbiX, translating to MRTVVAITGASGTAVGVEFLKRCPGEKFLIISRWGKAVLHQETGLVPEDLSPYIEKIFSGDDLSAPFASGTIPFDQYVILPCSLSTLGRIANGIGENLVARVGEVALKENRRMILGLRESPLSAIALENALKLSRLGVTIMPLCPPFYFKSLTNEETIGRFVDHLLTTLNLPSEKSGWRQNAL from the coding sequence ATGAGAACGGTGGTGGCCATCACTGGCGCCTCTGGAACAGCAGTGGGGGTGGAATTTTTAAAGAGATGCCCTGGAGAAAAATTTTTAATTATCTCACGTTGGGGTAAAGCGGTGCTTCATCAGGAAACCGGATTGGTACCCGAGGACCTTTCCCCTTACATAGAAAAAATTTTCTCAGGGGACGATTTATCCGCTCCATTTGCTTCCGGAACCATTCCCTTTGATCAGTATGTGATCCTCCCTTGTTCTCTCTCAACTTTGGGCCGAATTGCGAATGGGATTGGTGAAAATTTGGTCGCTCGTGTAGGCGAGGTGGCGCTGAAAGAAAATCGTCGGATGATTTTGGGTCTTCGAGAATCCCCCCTCTCCGCCATCGCGCTTGAAAATGCGCTCAAACTTTCCCGTCTTGGGGTGACCATTATGCCCTTGTGCCCTCCGTTCTATTTCAAATCACTGACGAATGAGGAGACCATCGGCCGATTTGTCGATCACCTGTTGACCACTCTGAACCTTCCCTCAGAAAAATCGGGATGGCGACAAAATGCCCTTTAA
- a CDS encoding 4-hydroxybenzoate decarboxylase subunit C — MPFKNLQTFVSHLEKEKDLIRIKAEVDPVLEVTEIATRVVKKSGPALLFENIKGSRFPLLINVLGAARRVEWALGRSPAQVGQELSHLAESLMPPSPQKLWHNRSGLVRVLKMKPKFVARASLTMNKMEPANMDLLPLAQSWPKDGGKFITFPLVITQSPKDGKQNMGVYRMHVYGKNKTGMHWQIGKGGGYHYQEAEARDEKLPVVVIVGADPILMMCGILPLPEGLSEMSFAGFLRGTATAVTDLTRPKFPVPAEAEFALEGFVSPHQRRQEGPYGDHFGHYSLEAPFPVFQVERIWHRPQAIFPIAVVGKPPQEDQVIGDAVQEMLLPLLKIMHPEISDLWAYQEAGFHNLLVISVKQRFEKEAIKTALWALGEGQLALTKCVVVVDADVDARNFNAVLKSIRNFFDPKDDFLLLPGTSQDTLDFTSGKMNLGSKFIIDATAGPRKFNDRPPVSLDIQSIGQLDPRIKEARILEGTMLVLQVTSGGREVLEKMLTSPAFQGFSMVATVSEDVPLNDNTLLLWGLFTRFDCHRDTFFGKTALHRGHPVYSGPLFIDATWKPDYPEPLVMNQEIIERVNRRWPEYGIE; from the coding sequence ATGCCCTTTAAGAACCTCCAAACGTTTGTTTCCCATCTTGAGAAAGAAAAGGATTTGATCCGAATCAAGGCGGAAGTCGATCCTGTTTTGGAAGTCACTGAAATCGCCACTCGTGTTGTTAAAAAGTCCGGACCCGCTTTGTTGTTCGAAAATATTAAAGGATCGCGGTTCCCTCTCTTGATCAATGTTTTGGGGGCAGCGCGGCGCGTGGAGTGGGCCTTGGGACGGTCCCCCGCTCAAGTCGGACAAGAGCTGTCTCACTTAGCGGAGAGTTTGATGCCCCCGAGTCCTCAGAAATTGTGGCATAACCGCTCAGGGCTTGTGCGGGTCCTCAAAATGAAACCCAAGTTTGTGGCGCGCGCGTCTCTCACCATGAATAAAATGGAGCCGGCCAATATGGATCTGTTGCCATTGGCTCAATCCTGGCCCAAAGATGGTGGTAAGTTCATTACATTTCCGCTTGTGATCACCCAAAGTCCGAAAGATGGTAAACAAAACATGGGTGTGTACCGAATGCATGTTTATGGAAAAAATAAAACGGGAATGCATTGGCAAATTGGGAAGGGAGGCGGTTATCACTATCAAGAAGCCGAAGCGCGTGATGAAAAGTTGCCTGTCGTGGTGATTGTGGGAGCGGATCCCATTCTTATGATGTGCGGAATTTTGCCTTTGCCTGAGGGTTTAAGTGAAATGTCTTTTGCGGGTTTTTTGAGAGGAACAGCCACCGCCGTAACGGATTTGACCCGGCCCAAGTTTCCCGTTCCAGCAGAAGCGGAGTTTGCTTTGGAAGGATTTGTTTCTCCTCATCAGAGGCGACAAGAGGGGCCCTATGGAGATCACTTTGGACATTATTCATTGGAAGCCCCTTTTCCGGTTTTCCAAGTGGAGCGGATATGGCACAGGCCTCAAGCCATTTTCCCCATTGCGGTGGTTGGAAAACCTCCTCAAGAAGATCAAGTGATTGGAGATGCGGTTCAAGAAATGCTTCTTCCCCTTCTTAAAATCATGCATCCCGAAATTAGCGACCTTTGGGCTTATCAAGAAGCGGGGTTCCACAATTTGTTGGTGATTTCAGTCAAACAACGTTTTGAAAAAGAAGCCATCAAAACCGCCTTGTGGGCCTTGGGAGAAGGCCAATTGGCGCTGACCAAGTGTGTGGTGGTGGTCGATGCCGATGTCGATGCCAGGAATTTCAACGCGGTCCTCAAATCCATTCGAAATTTTTTTGATCCCAAAGATGATTTCTTACTTTTGCCTGGTACCTCACAAGACACGCTCGATTTCACCAGCGGAAAAATGAATCTGGGGAGCAAATTTATTATCGATGCCACAGCAGGACCCCGAAAATTCAACGACCGGCCACCGGTGTCATTGGATATTCAGTCTATTGGACAATTGGATCCTCGGATTAAAGAAGCTCGGATTTTAGAAGGGACTATGTTGGTTCTCCAAGTCACGAGCGGAGGCCGAGAGGTTTTGGAAAAAATGTTAACCTCGCCTGCCTTTCAAGGGTTTTCAATGGTAGCGACGGTCAGCGAGGATGTTCCCTTAAATGATAACACCTTGCTTTTGTGGGGTCTGTTTACTCGCTTTGATTGTCACCGCGACACCTTTTTTGGAAAAACGGCCCTTCACAGAGGCCACCCGGTTTATTCTGGTCCGCTATTCATCGACGCGACTTGGAAGCCGGATTATCCAGAACCCTTGGTTATGAATCAAGAGATCATTGAGCGGGTGAACCGTCGGTGGCCGGAGTATGGAATTGAATAA